A single Curtobacterium sp. MCJR17_020 DNA region contains:
- a CDS encoding carbon-nitrogen hydrolase family protein, which yields MGTLTIAAAQFAPVDDPVANLETVRTAAGDAAARGAALLVTPEYSSYFTADIDDRFVAAAQPLDGPFVSGLRDIARDTGLALVVGIAETTEAATSDAATSDAVTPAGPARFRNTLVAVLPSGELAAAYRKVHLYDAFGSRESDRIESGDPEQLPVFEFEGLRIGLETCYDLRFPEVTRRLAAPEHGAADVVVLPAEWVRGPGKEHHWRTLLTARAIENTVWVVGVGQTPPIGIGASVVLDPSGVAVASAGSTPGTLVATVDTAVTDAVRQVNPSLALRRYDVALRARPGGTARP from the coding sequence ATGGGCACCCTCACGATCGCCGCCGCGCAGTTCGCTCCCGTGGACGACCCGGTGGCCAACCTCGAGACCGTCCGGACCGCGGCAGGCGACGCAGCGGCGCGGGGAGCAGCCCTGCTCGTCACGCCGGAGTACTCGTCGTACTTCACCGCCGACATCGACGACCGGTTCGTCGCCGCAGCGCAACCGTTGGACGGCCCGTTCGTCTCCGGGCTCCGCGACATCGCCCGCGACACCGGACTCGCGCTCGTCGTCGGGATCGCCGAGACGACGGAAGCAGCGACGTCCGACGCAGCAACGTCCGACGCGGTGACCCCGGCAGGCCCCGCGCGGTTCCGCAACACCCTGGTGGCGGTGCTCCCCAGCGGCGAACTCGCGGCGGCCTACCGGAAGGTGCACCTCTACGACGCCTTCGGATCGCGGGAGTCCGACCGCATCGAGTCCGGCGACCCGGAGCAGCTGCCGGTGTTCGAGTTCGAGGGCCTCCGGATCGGACTCGAGACCTGTTACGACCTGCGCTTCCCCGAGGTCACCCGCCGGCTGGCAGCGCCCGAGCACGGTGCGGCCGACGTCGTCGTGCTGCCGGCCGAGTGGGTGCGTGGCCCCGGCAAGGAGCACCACTGGCGGACCCTGCTCACCGCGCGGGCGATCGAGAACACCGTCTGGGTCGTCGGCGTCGGGCAGACGCCGCCGATCGGCATCGGCGCCTCGGTGGTGCTCGACCCCTCCGGCGTCGCTGTGGCGTCGGCAGGCTCCACGCCCGGCACGCTCGTCGCGACCGTCGACACCGCCGTGACCGACGCGGTCCGACAGGTCAACCCGTCGCTGGCACTCCGCCGGTACGACGTCGCGCTGCGCGCCCGGCCTGGAGGCACGGCTCGCCCCTGA
- a CDS encoding UPF0182 family protein — protein MTTTSSTSGRRSPRVPIVVTIIVLAALVIGFFIFASLYTDYAWFAQLGFQQVLTTRWIAGTLMFLAGFLGMAVPVFLSIGLAFRYRPVYAKLNSQLDRYQQVIEPLRRAVMIGIPVVLGIFAGLSTSGRWSMVLEYFNRTPFGKTDPQFGLDIGFYVFELPFWRSIVAYSSAVVLIAGLAALAACYLYGALRFGGREVRISRAARIQLAVTAALYIALQAVSLWLDQYAALTKSNSLITGAQYTEVNAVIPGREIMAGIAAIVAILFIVTAVIGRWRISIVGTGLLLVAAIVIGGIYPWIVQRLQVKPSERTYESAYIERNIKATRDAYGVSDVKEQNYDATTEASSGALAQDAQTTANIRLIDPKIVSDTFSQLQQYRQYYQFPDELDVDRYDVKGETEDTVIAVRDIDLDGLSSAANTQYNRAFVYTHGYGVTAAFGNQRASDGKPVFLESGIPSNGALGDFQQRVYFGETSPAYSIVGAPKGSKDVELDYPSGSDDDNGGNATTTYSGDGGPSVGNFFNRLVYAAKFQSEQVLLSDAVNKDSQILYDRDPITRVQKVAPYLTVDSDAYPAIVDHRIQWVVDGYTTSDAYPYSQSQSLSDSIAGSESSAYRTDQVNYIRNSVKATVDAYTGKVTLYAWDTKDPVLKTWEKIFPTSVKSVSSMSAELLDHVRYPTDLFKVQRSILGTYHVTNANSFYSGDDAWNTPQEPTTTGSTDTDASAADTSTTTNALGAQTTTTASKANLQDPYYLTMKVPGQETAYNLYTTYIPQQSAGANNRNVLTGYLAADSDAGGAGKGKKASGYGKLTLLTMPKTDNIPGPAQVQNLFNSDTTVSQELNILKRGNSTVKQGNLLTLPVGGGFLYVQPVYVQSTSSGSYPLLQKVLVAFGDKIAFEDTLDEALNSLFGGDSGAAAGDSDASGSGSDSGSSGSGSSDSGSDSGSGSTGGSTGSGTTDNDALQQALSDANDALQDRQQAYADNDLVAAAEADKRLQEAIEAATAAEDGS, from the coding sequence GTGACGACAACCTCGTCCACCTCGGGGCGGCGTTCGCCGCGGGTCCCGATCGTGGTCACGATCATCGTGCTGGCCGCACTGGTGATCGGCTTCTTCATCTTCGCCAGCCTGTACACCGACTACGCGTGGTTCGCGCAGCTCGGGTTCCAGCAGGTCCTCACGACGCGGTGGATCGCAGGGACCCTGATGTTCCTCGCGGGCTTCCTGGGCATGGCGGTGCCCGTCTTCCTGAGCATCGGGCTGGCCTTCCGGTACCGCCCGGTCTACGCGAAGCTCAACTCGCAGCTGGACCGGTACCAGCAGGTCATCGAACCGCTGCGTCGCGCCGTCATGATCGGCATCCCGGTGGTGCTCGGCATCTTCGCCGGGCTGTCCACCTCGGGGCGCTGGAGCATGGTGCTCGAGTACTTCAACCGGACCCCGTTCGGCAAGACGGATCCGCAGTTCGGCCTGGACATCGGCTTCTACGTCTTCGAGCTGCCGTTCTGGCGCTCGATCGTGGCGTACTCGTCGGCCGTGGTGCTGATCGCGGGGCTCGCCGCCCTCGCTGCCTGCTACCTGTACGGCGCGCTGCGCTTCGGGGGACGTGAAGTCCGGATCTCCCGTGCCGCGCGCATCCAGCTCGCCGTCACCGCTGCGCTCTACATCGCGCTGCAGGCGGTCAGCCTGTGGCTCGACCAGTACGCGGCGCTCACCAAGTCGAACTCGCTCATCACCGGTGCGCAGTACACCGAGGTCAACGCGGTCATCCCGGGTCGCGAGATCATGGCGGGCATCGCGGCGATCGTGGCGATCCTCTTCATCGTCACCGCGGTCATCGGCCGCTGGCGCATCTCGATCGTCGGCACCGGCCTGCTGCTCGTCGCCGCGATCGTCATCGGGGGCATCTACCCCTGGATCGTCCAGCGCCTGCAGGTCAAGCCCTCGGAGCGTACCTACGAGTCCGCGTACATCGAGCGGAACATCAAGGCCACGCGTGACGCCTACGGTGTCTCCGACGTCAAGGAACAGAACTACGACGCCACGACCGAGGCCAGCTCCGGCGCCCTCGCTCAGGACGCCCAGACGACGGCGAACATCCGCCTCATCGACCCGAAGATCGTCTCCGACACCTTCAGCCAGCTGCAGCAGTACCGGCAGTACTACCAGTTCCCGGACGAGCTCGACGTCGACCGCTACGACGTCAAGGGCGAGACCGAGGACACCGTCATCGCGGTGCGCGACATCGACCTCGACGGCCTGAGCTCGGCCGCGAACACCCAGTACAACCGGGCGTTCGTGTACACCCACGGGTACGGCGTGACCGCGGCCTTCGGCAACCAGCGCGCGAGCGACGGCAAGCCGGTCTTCCTCGAGTCGGGGATCCCCTCGAACGGTGCGCTGGGTGACTTCCAGCAGCGCGTCTACTTCGGCGAGACCTCGCCGGCGTACTCGATCGTCGGCGCGCCGAAGGGCTCGAAGGACGTCGAGCTCGACTACCCGTCCGGATCCGACGACGACAACGGCGGCAACGCCACCACGACGTACTCCGGCGACGGCGGACCGAGTGTGGGCAACTTCTTCAACCGACTCGTCTATGCAGCGAAGTTCCAGTCGGAGCAGGTCCTGCTGTCGGACGCGGTCAACAAGGACTCGCAGATCCTCTACGACCGCGACCCGATCACGCGCGTGCAGAAGGTGGCTCCGTACCTGACGGTCGACAGCGACGCCTACCCGGCGATCGTCGACCACCGCATCCAGTGGGTCGTCGACGGCTACACGACGAGCGATGCCTACCCGTACTCGCAGAGCCAGAGCCTGTCGGACAGCATCGCCGGTTCGGAGTCCTCGGCGTACCGCACGGACCAGGTCAACTACATCCGCAACTCGGTGAAGGCCACGGTCGACGCCTACACGGGCAAGGTGACCCTCTACGCGTGGGACACCAAGGACCCGGTGCTGAAGACGTGGGAGAAGATCTTCCCGACGTCGGTGAAGTCGGTGTCGAGCATGAGCGCCGAGCTGCTGGACCACGTCCGGTACCCGACGGACCTGTTCAAGGTGCAGCGGTCGATTCTCGGCACCTACCACGTGACGAACGCGAACTCGTTCTACTCGGGTGACGACGCGTGGAACACGCCACAGGAACCCACCACCACGGGGTCGACCGACACGGATGCGAGCGCCGCCGACACGTCGACGACCACGAACGCCCTGGGCGCGCAGACGACGACCACGGCGAGCAAGGCGAACCTGCAGGATCCGTACTACCTGACGATGAAGGTGCCGGGGCAGGAGACCGCGTACAACCTGTACACGACCTACATCCCCCAGCAGTCCGCCGGGGCGAACAACCGCAACGTGCTGACCGGGTACCTGGCCGCCGACTCCGACGCAGGAGGTGCGGGCAAGGGCAAGAAGGCGTCGGGCTACGGCAAGCTCACGTTGTTGACGATGCCGAAGACCGACAACATCCCGGGCCCGGCGCAGGTGCAGAACCTGTTCAACTCGGACACCACGGTGTCGCAGGAGCTGAACATCCTGAAGCGCGGCAACTCGACGGTGAAGCAGGGCAACCTGCTCACCCTGCCGGTCGGCGGCGGCTTCCTGTACGTGCAGCCCGTGTACGTGCAGTCGACGTCGAGCGGTTCGTACCCGCTGCTGCAGAAGGTGCTCGTCGCGTTCGGCGACAAGATCGCGTTCGAGGACACGCTCGACGAGGCGCTCAACTCGCTGTTCGGCGGTGACTCGGGTGCTGCTGCCGGAGACTCCGATGCCAGTGGTTCGGGGAGCGACTCCGGTTCGTCCGGGTCGGGCTCGTCCGACTCCGGTTCCGACTCGGGCTCCGGGTCGACCGGCGGCTCGACCGGCTCGGGCACCACGGACAACGACGCACTGCAGCAGGCGCTGTCCGACGCGAACGACGCCCTGCAGGACCGCCAGCAGGCCTACGCCGACAACGACCTGGTCGCTGCAGCCGAGGCCGACAAGCGCCTGCAAGAGGCGATCGAGGCCGCGACCGCAGCCGAAGACGGCAGCTGA
- a CDS encoding aminotransferase class I/II-fold pyridoxal phosphate-dependent enzyme → MRQAGPWLRAAEGAMLLGPDGVPAPTVFAEMSALAASTGAINLGQGFPDQDGPAEVLEAAVRAIRDGVNQYPPGRGTADLRNAVAEHQQRWYGLEVDPDRQVLVTAGATEALAATLLALVEPGDEVITFEPFYDAYGALVRLAGGTHVTVPLTAPDFLPDEDTLRAAFTDRTRVVLVNTPHNPTGRVLPDQVLRTIVELATRYDALIVTDEVYEHLTFTVPHTPIATLPGAAERTVSISSAGKTFSTTGWKIGWLTAPPTLVDAITTVKQYLTFVNGAPFQPAVAVGLRLPDAVFAGIAAELAAKHELLASGLRSAGFDVLWPDGGYFVIADSAPLGYDDARAFCLELPALAGVVGVPVSAFVRPDHAAGYRSLVRFAFCKRRSVLEDAADRLARLHAPS, encoded by the coding sequence ATGCGGCAGGCAGGACCCTGGTTGCGAGCAGCCGAGGGAGCGATGCTCCTGGGACCCGACGGCGTCCCGGCGCCCACCGTCTTCGCCGAGATGAGCGCCCTCGCCGCGAGTACCGGCGCGATCAACCTCGGGCAGGGCTTCCCCGACCAGGACGGCCCCGCCGAGGTGCTCGAGGCCGCGGTCCGCGCCATCCGGGACGGCGTCAACCAGTACCCGCCCGGACGCGGGACGGCCGACCTCCGCAACGCCGTGGCCGAACACCAGCAGCGGTGGTACGGCCTCGAGGTCGATCCCGACCGGCAGGTCCTGGTCACCGCCGGCGCCACCGAAGCACTCGCCGCGACGCTCCTCGCCCTGGTCGAACCGGGCGACGAGGTCATCACGTTCGAACCGTTCTACGACGCCTACGGTGCGCTCGTCCGGCTCGCCGGCGGCACCCACGTCACCGTGCCCCTCACCGCTCCGGACTTCCTGCCGGACGAGGACACCCTGCGCGCCGCGTTCACCGACCGCACCCGCGTCGTGCTCGTCAACACGCCGCACAACCCGACCGGCCGGGTCCTGCCCGACCAGGTCCTGCGCACGATCGTGGAGCTCGCGACGCGGTACGACGCCCTCATCGTCACCGACGAGGTCTACGAGCACCTGACGTTCACCGTCCCGCACACGCCGATCGCGACACTGCCCGGAGCCGCCGAGCGCACGGTCTCGATCTCGAGCGCCGGCAAGACCTTCAGCACCACCGGTTGGAAGATCGGCTGGCTCACCGCTCCCCCGACGCTCGTCGACGCGATCACGACGGTGAAGCAGTACCTGACCTTCGTCAACGGCGCACCGTTCCAGCCGGCCGTCGCCGTCGGGCTGCGGTTGCCCGACGCCGTCTTCGCCGGGATCGCCGCCGAACTCGCCGCCAAGCACGAACTGCTCGCCTCGGGGCTCCGGTCAGCGGGCTTCGACGTCTTGTGGCCGGACGGCGGGTACTTCGTGATCGCCGACTCCGCGCCGCTCGGGTACGACGACGCACGGGCCTTCTGTCTGGAGCTGCCCGCCCTGGCCGGGGTCGTCGGCGTGCCGGTGTCGGCGTTCGTCCGGCCGGACCACGCCGCGGGCTACCGGTCCCTCGTGCGCTTCGCGTTCTGCAAGCGGCGCTCCGTCCTCGAGGACGCCGCCGACCGCCTGGCACGCCTCCACGCGCCGTCCTGA